TGAGTCTTACCTggatgtgaaaacacacaaaaacctctGACACTTTATCGAAAATTCTTTAAGATGTGGAAatgcagactcctgctgtgaggctacAGCTGCCACTGATAAAAAGGGGGGGTGGAGGACTGCTGCTAAGCTAGCTCTCTGTCGTTAAACTACcaccaaaaatggaaaaaaatgtcgCTTCTCTATACGTCACCGGAGTGTTtacgttaatattctgtacaaacaatGAGGAACCACAACGCTGTAGTGTGGTAGTGTGTTTAATTCACTCACATTTGGTAAGGTGTTACTAACACATTTCCCTGTGAGGTGACAAAGTCAGGAGTGATATTTTTAACACTACACTGGACTTTTGATGGTTTTGGTCAATGGGAAAGTGGTACAGAGAAACCTCTGGAAGAGAGTGAggagatgaatgtgtgaattttAATTAGAATTTATTTACTTCTGCACCTTAACAAGAGCTAAATAATCCGATATTTAGGTCTTACAAATATTCTAATATTATGACAGTACAGGCCAGATTTAATCAGTTCACTATATTATTGCAGACTCGACTGATGTCACCCCTCGTCCTCCACAAACCGCTCCACCCAGCAGCAAAGTCCCACAAGCAGAGTGGATGAGAGTTGgtcacctgcagcagctgctccttCAGAAGCAGATAGTTAGAGCGGAAGCTGAAACGCAGAAACTACAGGTGGAGCGTGAAaagctggagctggagaaacAGAAGCTGGAGTTAGAGAAAGCCAAAATAGCTCTGGAAATTCAGTTGATCCAACAGCAAATGAACAGATCTTGCCATGTAAACTGTGGTCTGTGTTAAAGGAACAATTCaatttcatttacaaaaatataacTTTGGCTTTGAGTATTTCGTATTACATTGGTATTACAGCCATGTGATTGACATCAATAAATTGATCATTTCAACTATGAACTGACATTAATATTTACAATTATAATCCACCTGATCTAAGGAAAAACACTTCTGTGCATCCTTGATACATGTTATCTTTAATACGACCTGTGTTATATTATACACATATGTAGTACATATACCGTAGTACATATACCGTTCATTTGCTACAAGCAGACAGTTGGTGTTCAGTGACAATACAGTAATATGTAACGTTATTGTGCTCTACTTTTCTTCATATTTCCTTCTGTCGTACTCGCAGTTAAACATGAGAcattaatgacaaataaaagtaTAACTCCTGCTCCAGACTGGGTTTACTGCTGTCCTTGATTACAGCCAAGGTGGCCCGACTGTCATAAAGATAATGTTGGATTCAAGTTACATCTGGTGTAGCTTAAAGGTCCAGCACATAACATTTCGGAGGGTTTATACTCGGGCTCCAATGATTACTcgatttaataataaattaattgtCGATCATTTTGATAAGGCCAAtttgaaggccaccgtagtaaCCTGGCTTGTGTAGCACTGTTGGATGTCACTAACTCTTGCACATTGGACCATATTTCTGACCTCCCTTATGTCCACTTGTTGCAACCAGACCCTGAACTGCAGGACAGTAGTTACATCATGGTTTGTTCAGTCCAGCTGATTTAGTTTCACAGATTGTTGTCTGCAGGTAGGACACAGTCCACCTAATCCACCACGGTTAATCACAGAGCAAGATTAGCTGCTGTGGACTGACCGTGTCAGATGGCGGACGGAGgtgctttgatttttttttagtgtggcGACACAcgtatctgtgtttttgtttactgtttcTTGATCTCTTGAGTAGTGCATAGATAATGCAGTGCTAAGCCTTTTGACTGAAATCCTATTGTTTGCTGCTAAATCCAAAGAGACCTTGTCCCCAGCTCTCTGATCGTATAATGGGAATTATTGGAAGGATTGAGTACAGCATGTGACCTCCATACACCAGTGGTTGTGCCTGCTGACAACACCGTCTTCTGACTGAGGTTTTAACCCCAGACCCATTAatcaaatggaaaataaaagcaggaaTTGTCCGTTAATGTCTCGCCGGCAGCGCGGAATTCTTTAGCagaaatgtttctttgtttattaacaaataaaatcagtcaaatagtGCAAACGTGTGTAGTAATATTGTTTATGTTCAGAAGCAAATGTGCTGATTATTATctgctgaaaaagaaaaaaaccttaaGCCATGTTCACACATGCCTCAGTGAGCAGTGTCCGTGCTGAATCACACAGTAAAATCAATGTCCCTGCTTTGGGATTAGCTTTGTTGAATAATATGGTTAGGTGCAGTAATCCTTAATTCCAGCCAGATGAAAGTAAATACCTGCAGACACTGTAAAGCCATGTGTAGTCATTACAATACAGAGAACTGAAAAAAGGAAACTACATTAAAAATATCcaactggtttaaaaaaaaaaaaagacacatttcaagCTGCTCAAAGGTAAGCCACACTGCACATAACCTGAGACATGATGTGGTCAGATTAATGCAAATTGTATACTTGGTGtcatcatataaaaaaaaaacatggaaaattaGGTATTAATTGTTTGATGAGAGAAAGAGGTGTGAAAGTagttatttgacatttttaatcgATTCCTACGACCTATAACGTTGAGTTATGTATTTGTTTGAGAACTGAAACAACTgattcagtaaataaataaccgAAGTATTGCTGTCATTCATTCTGACCATTGTGgacactgttgttttatttatttatgtattgtttatttagccaggaaggttCCCATTGAGATAAAAGAattcttcttccagggagtatCTGGTCAAGCAGGATAGAAAGTACAAATAGTTACAGAAACGAGAccatttcagatataaaacgGTTATGTTGTAATTGCACTGTGTTGCACAATTAAATGcaacagacaaacatgtttattttagctCCGTTAAAGCTTCATCTTTCAGTTCTCAGGTAATCCTCAATCTTCTGCTTCTCATTGCTTGCCATTTAATAATGAGTTATGtgcagctctgttgtttttttgtgattttaatgcAACAGTTGTCAAGTGTTATTTGATAAGTGAACAAAGTCTGTCTGTTGGCAGTGTTGTCTAATgcatttaacatattttaagtTAAAGATCTGAAGTACTGTGAAATCCTTATCataatcaaaacaacacaaggcTTTGGGTCCACTTTTATCTTCCTTGAATATCTTCCCATTATAAGCAGTGAACCAAAAGCAAAAGAGGAAACGCTGATCAGAAGCATGTAATACACGAAGCAGGGGGAGGAGACACAGGAGAAACTGCATGGATGCAGTGCAAATTGTGTCTCCTTTCCACCAACATCATTTAAATTGAGTCATTTCCAGGCacatctggggaaaaaaagcaccgCTGATGGTTTCACTGTCTGACAAATATAAAAGCTTGAATCGTTGCATCACACCCTTGTTGCAGGttacacaacacaaaccaaTATGTGCACTgctacagagaaaaaaaaaattcatccaCTTTTTTTGTTAACTTTGACTCATTCTCTTGCAGCTATAAAAGAGGAGAGGTTTCGCTTCGGTAACGGATACGACCAGGTGGAAGATGTCATCGCCGTGGATCCTCCTGTTCGCCTCAGCAGCATCTCAAGTAtgcccttttgtttttgtagtctTTATGACCGCGTACCAAGCTCTTATCAACCGCGATGCTAAAGTGTCCCTGATTCGTCCACAGAGAAATGCCCCAGTGGGTGGCATCACTACGAGAAGACGGCCAGCTGTTACAAAGTCTACCTGAGGAATGAGAACTACTGGCAGGCCGTGGACACCTGTCAGAGAGTCAACGGCTCGCTGGCTACGTTCGTGACCAACGAGGAGCTGCAGTTCATACTGAAGATCGAGGTGGACTTTGACGACTCGGTGTGTGAGCACAGAGAGCAGTGCAAGTGAGTGTTTACCGTCTTGTTTGCGATGTGTGGCATTCGTCTGCGACGGTTTTCACACCTGTAGATGAATCCAGGCAAGCCAAAATACACTAGTACAAACCGCATTACAATGTCGACTCCCTTGAAGCCTCATTTATACTCGCACGAGGCACCGCAGTGCAGACCTCGGCCGATACTACGGCATTAGAAAGACTTCTATGGTCGACGTGAGATGTCGAGATTTAAAACAATATGTTTGACACTGCAACGCCGCATTCAAAGAAACTAGTCTGGATAAGGAAGTCAGCGAGGTAACATCTGCCCATGTGTACACTAGTTGCACTGTTTGGGTTTAATTTTCACACCCCAAACATCTGATAAGccacattaaaatattaaaatgagaCTTGTGATAAATGTGGGAGGTCTGTGCATCTCAAAGTGTTTGACACAGCTTCCTCTGTGAACCACGTGACCGGTCTATACAGCTGCTTATTATCACAAATCTACATGGCCAATTTTCCTTTGAGGCGCATCCATTGTGTGCTCTGCTCTTGCATAGTGGCAAAAATTCAAAGGCACACGCCGCAGTGCCGGGTGAAAACGCTCGGAGCCCTAGCACTTAAGATGGCGTATTAGTGCACTTCATGCCTTTAGTTAGTATGGTCTGTTGCATCCCAGCACGGCTCTGGCTACAGAAGCCATTTATCTCAATCTCGCCGAATGCACCTTTTGTTGTTGGGTCGTATAGTTATTGGATCACGTTCCCACCGGCAGCTCCAAAGTTTCTGGAGATCACACGGGGCGAAGTGAGTCCACTTCCTCTGAAGGATCTCGGTGTGATTGTTTTGGTCTGCGCCAGCGTGACACTACCGCGTTCACACCTGCCCAAACAAATCACACCAAGAGCACAACACAAGCCAGAAAGTGATTAAACCGCACTGAAAGTCAGAGATGTGAAAACACTCCCGAGCCTGCCAAGAATTCCAGATGGAGCTGAACTTTTCAAACTGATAAATCGGAAAGCCATTTATCACTTTTATAGAACCTAATAAAAATTGTTTCAGTCGTAACACCATAattatatttttgctttttagtttctgtgagaaaatgtgctgtaggaaaaaaaaaaaaaagcacttctcCTCTTGTCAAACCTCTACCCTCCACTTTGTTGTCCTTCAATTTGTCTTGTTACTACAAAGTAAATAACTGCCTGAACACGTTTGCTTAAAATCTCTACTTTTCGCTTTTCTTATTACAAAAGAGGAAACTTGCAACCTGGGAACAAAACCAAGTTGCTCGTCTCCTTTTCCAACTTGAACGTCACCTTTTGTTGACCTTTTTGATTTGTATGAAGTGTATCAGCCTGTTCTGAAGAGAAGTACTCCATTATTGTTAGTAGGCCATCTAGTGGCCAGTGGGGGCAACTGAATCACCTTAAATTGATTGATGTGCAAACCCTGAAAGAGTTTGACAGAATTTTCCCACTGTTaacctccccctttttttttgtttaatttcaagGTTTTGGGTCGGTTACCAATATGTCATCACCAATCAGAACCACACTCTGGAGGGCCGCTGGGAGGTTGCATACAAAGGTATTTAAGACATAAttctttcctttaaaaaaaaataaaaaaagcaactaTTCGATAATTTTTGTTCCTTAAAACGTCCGGTGTTGTGTCTTTCAACAGGATCGATGCAGGTGTTTCTACCACCAGAGGGTCTCACCAGTATTGGGGAGACGTCTCCATCACAGGACAACGTCTTCTGTGCCCAGCTGCAGCGCTTTCAGATCAAAAGCATGAATGAACGAGGCCTGCACAGTTGGCACGCCGAGAACTGCTACAAAAAGTTCCCCTTCCTCTGCAAGAGGAGTACGTGTTTATTATGTCTTTGAATCTgatgtacaaaaaaacacatttctgttgtgattttctttttagctttgttttaatgttgtttctcCCTCACAGGGCAAACGTGTGTGGATATCAAGGACAACGTCGTAAACGAGGGCTACTACTTCACTCCCAAGGGCGACGACCCGTGTCTGAGCTGCACGTGTCACGACGGCGAACCCGAGATGTGCGTGGCAGCTCTGTGCGAGCGGCCGCAGGGCTGCCAGCATTTCCGCAAGGACCCAAAGGAGTGCTGCAAGTTCACCTGCCTGGACCCAGGTACTGCTGCCCCCTACTGATACATCACACTGATGAGACGGCCTTTTTCCACTTTAGCTGAATAGTTTCTCATGATTTAATCATTAGTTTTCATTCTTGAAATGTCATATAATGGCATTTTTATGTCAGGGTTTGATATTGATTCTTACACTCTTAAGTAGAGCTAAAGTAATGAGGGTTTTTCTACGGCCGACGTCGATGTTCAGAAATCAGTGAAGCTATGCTACTGATAATTATATAGTATTATCGTTTATTACCACCATGCGGAGCAGAGCTTTCAGCCACTCAACTTCACTTCTACTCTTTAAATCCAGACTCATCAGGTTGCTTTCTCTCTGTGATCACAATTTAactcgttttttgtttttttttatgtttttttgtgttgaaacGCATAACCTATAAACCTAaacctataaataaaatgtattattattattttatgtgtttattttgccaGTTTGTTTGGCAGTTTTTTCTCTAGTTGATAAAATATAGTCATTAACTAATAGGAAATGATCCAGTGTCTGTAAAAGGTAGAGTTTTGGAATCGTGCAAGCACGTGATGAGCAGTCTTCACTTATGTCGGTACTTTAGTGAAATTATTGTCAATGTTTTTGCCAGCATTTATTGGTTAGTTCAGTATGGAGTAAGGAGATTCacagatgtgtgaaatgtgtattttgaagGTGTTTTTCCACATAAATTCCTAActatttatttttgaggtttttaaCGAGGGCTAAAAAACGAAAGATGTAATCAGCTCATTAACTCAGCTCATGTGCAGAATGAAACAAAATAGTAGTAAGTGcgtttgtttcactttgaaCAGAATACAGAGTGTGAAAATCAGCAGGTCATTTTAAACCAATGagcctttaaaaaaagtacTAATCTTAAGTGTTTTATTCCCTCAGATGGAAACAGTCTGTTTGACTCCATGGCCAGTGGGATGAGACTGATTGTCAGCTGCATCTCGTCGTTCCTCatcctctctctgctgctcttcatGGTGCACAGGCTGCGTCAGCGGAGGCGTGAACGCATCGAAACACTGATCGGAGGAAACCGTGAGTATTAATTGATCATGTTTGAAGAACttagatgtttttaaatgtttcagatgaTAACATAtcccctctgtgtctgtctgacttCAGTGCATCACTTTAACCTCGGACGACGAGTCCCGGGCTTCGACTACGGCCCGGACGCCTTCGGCACCGGCCTCACTCCCCTGCATCTCTCCGACGACGGAGAAGGAGGCGCGTTTCATTTCCAGGAGCCTCCGCCGCCGTACGCAGCCTACAAATACCCGGACATCCAGCATCCTGACGACCCTCCACCTCCATATGAGGCCTCCATCAACCCCGACAGCCTCCTCTATGTTGATCTGGGTTGGTGCAGTCTCATTATTATTCGTGCATCTCGTTATTATTCatgtatctcattattattattcatgcatTTCATTATGTACAGAAAAGAACAGCGGTGTTCATTTCTCCCTTAGGGGACGATTCAGTATGTAGCTAGAAGGGAAGATACCTTTTTAATGAGGAGTGATTTAATgcaatacttatatttatatttttggatataatatatatgaaaaaTCAATAGTTATTAAACTACCTGTAGTCATTGAGATTACTGAGAATTATTATCTATtaacagatatttttttaaaattgtaaatattaagtaatttaaaatggaaatatgtgtaaaaatatcattttgttcTCATTTTGCCTTGTCTTAATTAGTTCTGCCATATTATTTGGACTTGAGAAGTAAGGAAACACAACAGTAACATGAAGATTAAacattaaagctacagtgcagggctattcaattacaaactctGGGCTGGGCCACATTTTATGAActgaatttaaaatttaaaatgggTGCAAATGCTTGAAAGGcctataacaaaaataaaattttacGTGAACAGAATCTGAGGTCGTAGCAATAATGTTcttcactttgaaataaaaatactttgCTCATTCTGTCCTTTGTAAACCGCAAAGTGCATGAAATCACAGTTGTTTCCCTTTaagcttttaaataaatgagaatGCAACAGCATGAATGAATCATGCAACAGCATTAGTTTCTCTGAATGAAGATAAATATTTGTCACACATGACCCACGCGTGGTCAGTGCTACTGTTGGAGATTATGTAGGAATGTAGGGAAAGTGTTTGTCTAGTTTTTCCTCATTGTTGCCGGGCCACTAAGAGGTTGCTTTTGGGCAACATGTGGCCTGCGAGCCACCATTTGAATCGGCTAGCTATAGTGcgtaacaaaaaaatatataaacaaacgtCTGTTAGATTCAAACCTGTCACATAAGTTCTCACAGCGCTGATTAAGCCTCTCAGCTCCACTTAACATCAACAGCAAGTCACTAacagttacgcactgcagctttaagtcgagcagagagcagagagtttGAAGACTAATTGTTTCACGTGTGTTTAGATCGACTGTGGTTTTCACTTATcgatatatttgttttttctggtttcttctcCCTGTCGTTACCTTCAGGACATCACGCTGGGGTTTCTATGGTGCCCGGCCCAATGAACGTCATGGTGGACCGACTCCAGACCGATATCCCCAACATGTCCTGCTCCGTGCCCGGCTCGGCTCCACCCACACAGGAGAGGGAGGACTCCATTGACAGCAGCACCCTCCTGGTGGGGCCCGACACGCCGACAGATGGCCACGTCCCCACCTCCATGCCCGCAGACTGCACCTCCCTCAGCACGGTGGTATAGGACTGCGGACGGACGGTGGGGAGCTGCACCCGGACATTACCTGCTGTTAGTACACACGTGTGAGAGGACGGAGCAGCCCTCGGTTTCTTCGCGGTGTCACGCGGGTGGAGATGGATTTCCTCTCTCTGAAGACTGTGCAGTGAGAGCTGAGAAGAAGACGGAGAAGAACACTACATTCAAGCAGAGAAAGCTGCAACTTTGACTTTCTGCGTAGACTGAGCAAAGCTTTTTGAAACATCTCAGTTGGCCAAGATTGGTCAAGAACGCCCTGATGTAAATAAGCCCCCTCAGGACCGTGCCAGTCAAGTTTGTAATACTTGTTTGTTTCAGTCCAGCACAAGGCAAcaaaaataagagaaaagaaaaacaaaaaaaaaaggccatgaCGCCAGCTTTTGTTCCTCCTTCCTCGTTGTTTGCAACATTCTGTCATTGACCCGCAATGTTCTCATCAGATCGCAGCATGTCCCCCAACAATCCTCGTTTGTCATTAGTCTCATACCTGACGCCGTCTTCCATGTTTATGATACATATTTTCAGCAAAGCCACATTTTGTAGTTCGGAGGTTTTAATCTCGTGAAGAAGGTACGATTTAGTTTCCTCCGATTTTTTTCTATGAGGTAAAGCTGACACAAGATGTTGTGTATCAGTGAATGTTGTGGTACTGATGGATACTGAATTtgatattgtgtgttttgttggttgttgtttttttgaagagTGGAGGCCGTGATCTTTGGTTGTATTGTTGCCGTGTAGAAACAGCCTGATCCGAAAAGGCAGTAAAAGCTTTTCAAGTGCGAGTGTGAAGATTTGGAGGACGACGGTGAAATTCATTAAGTTAAATGAACGCAGATGTTCTCGTTGTTACCTCATCAACTCTCCGCGGAGTAGTTGTGTCTTTTGCTTCTTAGCGACTGAAAGCTTCTCCCTTGATTAGATCGTTTTTTGTTGGATTTTCTTTTGTCCGTTtggtttttccctctctctctgtgtgtgtgtgtgtgtgtgtgtgtgtgtgtgtgtgtgtgtgtgtgtgtgtgtgtgtgtgtgtgtgtgtgtgtgtgtgtgtgtgtgtgtgtgtgtgtgtgtgtgtgtgtgtgtgtgtgtgtgtgtgtgtgtgtgtgtgtgtgtgtgtgtggtcagtttACTGAGGACGTTTCCAGCTGCTGATGAGAATAATGTCATAATAGCTTTTCTGTCTCTGGTGTTGATGGGTCTCAAAAGAGAAGCGTTAAAACTTCCTGTAAAGACGACAATCGTTTGACTCACTCAAGGATGAAttgtattcttcttttttttttttacagaattgaCCCACAGCCACCAGCATCCACTTGTAAAATGTGTGTTGGGACGACTGTGCACGTCATGTGTGATTGTACTCGATAAAACGTTATTATTTTTTGGCGCCGAGGCTTATGTGTCCCTCTGTTTTTTGGTATAATGACAATCCACAGTGGATTATTCTTCAAACAAAATCTTCATTAACCTAGCATGTGTATCGGAGGTGGTCGACtgctatttttttgtttgtttgttttttttccttttctcatgaaatgaagtttttatttctgtgatgttttgttggACCTGCTATGCATGTTTTTATGCTCTGGCATGCTGAgagtttttggctttttttctcttttttttttttttaatttatttctttcGGTGGAAATATTTTAAGCTCAACAGCGTGTCCTGTACAGACTCTACTATATAGTTTAATACCTGCGTATACGTCTAAaaacctccccctcccccactATGACCCAAACAGCAGCATTTACACTGTAGATTCTGTGCAACACTACGGCGGTGTGAGGTCTAATTTGAGTTGTTTTCATGTATAATACAACAAATACtacattttattgtctttgtttgtcccCCTGCTAGCCTTTAAATTTGCCAAAATGCTGCATTTGCgggggttgtgtttttttctctgaggtAGATGTACATCTAATCAAATGCCAAATAAATTGCACCATGAAGGATGACTCGTGCGTCACTGGCTGCGAACACACGCTGAACTCTGCGTTACACGTCGGCGATCGTCGTGACATTCAGCATTCAGTCCTCTGTGACTCCCTTGACTGAGCCGAGGAAACTTAAGCGGCCAAATGTCACAAGAGGATTAAGGTGAAGCGCAGGGGAAATCCACCCTCAGACAGTGGGATAGAGGTTGTCGGAATAAATCCAATCCACAGTCTCTTAAAGAGGGGAATAATTTAGAGAAAGTGGATATAGCGCTTGCACACCTCACGTGTTATGACTCATGAGGCGGCAGGTGGATACAGTGATACTCGCTGAAGAGCGCTGTCGCACCCCGCAGAGAAAAGAGGCTTTGTTTCACACGGGCCGAGTGGTGACAGAGTCACATCATCTGTGACTGAACGGGGGAGACGCGACACTCCACACTGAGCTGCTCAGTCCAGACTGGGATTACATTTATGAGACGTGGGAGAAGAAGGATAACTATCTTCATTCTTACGTGTGAAAGTCAAgaaagtcccccccccccccattttctGATTATTTCATGTGGAAAAAATTCAAACTAAATGTCAGTTATGCTGCACTCACTCAAAATACTCTGGTAATGACTATATTATTTCAACTTCTTCACATtttaaccatgtttttttttttttttttactgtttatttactattttaatTACTGTTGTTTTATTCCTAAAATTCCTAAAATGTCAATCGGTGTTTCCAAAACCCCACAAGGACGATGTCAAATGTCTGTTGTTTTTCGCCCACAAACCACAGAGAGATTCCATTCACTGTTTAAAGATAAGATTAAGTCTTGAAACGCAGAATTACAGAACTC
This Solea solea chromosome 19, fSolSol10.1, whole genome shotgun sequence DNA region includes the following protein-coding sequences:
- the dgcr2 gene encoding integral membrane protein DGCR2/IDD isoform X1 — translated: MFPKADSSSFVLFSLLFVLTVTDPLRTGPRLALARLLSEQRCSPGQFACRSGKMQCIPMSWQCDGWTACEDKSDEMDCPSIKEERFRFGNGYDQVEDVIAVDPPVRLSSISKKCPSGWHHYEKTASCYKVYLRNENYWQAVDTCQRVNGSLATFVTNEELQFILKIEVDFDDSVCEHREQCKFWVGYQYVITNQNHTLEGRWEVAYKGSMQVFLPPEGLTSIGETSPSQDNVFCAQLQRFQIKSMNERGLHSWHAENCYKKFPFLCKRRQTCVDIKDNVVNEGYYFTPKGDDPCLSCTCHDGEPEMCVAALCERPQGCQHFRKDPKECCKFTCLDPDGNSLFDSMASGMRLIVSCISSFLILSLLLFMVHRLRQRRRERIETLIGGNLHHFNLGRRVPGFDYGPDAFGTGLTPLHLSDDGEGGAFHFQEPPPPYAAYKYPDIQHPDDPPPPYEASINPDSLLYVDLGHHAGVSMVPGPMNVMVDRLQTDIPNMSCSVPGSAPPTQEREDSIDSSTLLVGPDTPTDGHVPTSMPADCTSLSTVV
- the dgcr2 gene encoding integral membrane protein DGCR2/IDD isoform X3, with translation MFPKADSSSFVLFSLLFVLTVTDPLRTAIKEERFRFGNGYDQVEDVIAVDPPVRLSSISKKCPSGWHHYEKTASCYKVYLRNENYWQAVDTCQRVNGSLATFVTNEELQFILKIEVDFDDSVCEHREQCKFWVGYQYVITNQNHTLEGRWEVAYKGSMQVFLPPEGLTSIGETSPSQDNVFCAQLQRFQIKSMNERGLHSWHAENCYKKFPFLCKRRQTCVDIKDNVVNEGYYFTPKGDDPCLSCTCHDGEPEMCVAALCERPQGCQHFRKDPKECCKFTCLDPDGNSLFDSMASGMRLIVSCISSFLILSLLLFMVHRLRQRRRERIETLIGGNLHHFNLGRRVPGFDYGPDAFGTGLTPLHLSDDGEGGAFHFQEPPPPYAAYKYPDIQHPDDPPPPYEASINPDSLLYVDLGHHAGVSMVPGPMNVMVDRLQTDIPNMSCSVPGSAPPTQEREDSIDSSTLLVGPDTPTDGHVPTSMPADCTSLSTVV
- the dgcr2 gene encoding integral membrane protein DGCR2/IDD isoform X2, which produces MFPKADSSSFVLFSLLFVLTVTDPLRTEQRCSPGQFACRSGKMQCIPMSWQCDGWTACEDKSDEMDCPSIKEERFRFGNGYDQVEDVIAVDPPVRLSSISKKCPSGWHHYEKTASCYKVYLRNENYWQAVDTCQRVNGSLATFVTNEELQFILKIEVDFDDSVCEHREQCKFWVGYQYVITNQNHTLEGRWEVAYKGSMQVFLPPEGLTSIGETSPSQDNVFCAQLQRFQIKSMNERGLHSWHAENCYKKFPFLCKRRQTCVDIKDNVVNEGYYFTPKGDDPCLSCTCHDGEPEMCVAALCERPQGCQHFRKDPKECCKFTCLDPDGNSLFDSMASGMRLIVSCISSFLILSLLLFMVHRLRQRRRERIETLIGGNLHHFNLGRRVPGFDYGPDAFGTGLTPLHLSDDGEGGAFHFQEPPPPYAAYKYPDIQHPDDPPPPYEASINPDSLLYVDLGHHAGVSMVPGPMNVMVDRLQTDIPNMSCSVPGSAPPTQEREDSIDSSTLLVGPDTPTDGHVPTSMPADCTSLSTVV